From one Mytilus edulis chromosome 1, xbMytEdul2.2, whole genome shotgun sequence genomic stretch:
- the LOC139491113 gene encoding plasma membrane calcium-transporting ATPase 2-like isoform X6, whose amino-acid sequence MAGEEVDGLGPSRCRDGNYGISIADLRIINEQKGLEAVEHIQSKYGSVVEICNLLFTSPNEGLSGAPADLEDRIKCFGSNVIPPKPPKSFLQLVWEALQDVTLIILLIAALVTIGLSFYPAGDDGGDGSDSSEQEAGWIEGVAILGAVIVVVLVTAFNDYRKEQQFRGLQSKIEHEHQFSVIRGSKDMHIPVGDLVVGDICQVKYGDLLPADGIIIQSNDLKVDESSLTGESDHVKKGESTSPILLSGTHVMEGSGKMLVTAVGINSQTGIIFALLGASQGEEKEKKEEKKNGKKKGDGPNEVLTSDADVKVDLGSINPEVPTGNSHNSNNTNAVNNKVGNGEPKKPAPQASARKEKSVLQAKLTRLAIQIGYGGTAIAVATVLILIIKFCVKEFAINGNEWTSDKTANYIEHFVKHFIIGVTVLVVAVPEGLPLAVTLSLAYSVRKMMDDNNLVRHLDACETMGNATAICSDKTGTLTTNRMTVVQSYIGGVHYKQVPNFETLAANFRELIVWGIAINSGYTSRIKLSDDGGLPAQLGNKTECALLGFVLDMKQSYESVRQEVTEERLTKVYTFNSVRKSMSTVIPTNKGYRLFTKGASEIVLKKCTHILDCKGQVLPFSPEDQDKIVKTVIEPMASDGLRTICLAYKDFVKGESDGVNDVTFSEEPDWEEEGDIVKGLTCLLVVGIEDPVRPEVPNAIKKCQRAGICVRMVTGDNVNTARSIATKCGILDPNEDFLVIDGKEFNKRILDEDGEVSQELFDKVWPKLRVLARSSPQDKYVLVKGIIDSKMSTAREVVAVTGDGTNDGPALKKADVGFAMGISGTDVAKEASDIILTDDNFTSIVKAVMWGRNVYDSIAKFLQFQLTVNVVAVLVAFLGACIIDDSPLRAIQMLWVNLIMDTLASLALATELPSEELLERKPYGRTKALISRTMTKNIIGHAIYQLTVIFCLLFLGPQFFDIDSGIGGDIHSPPTQHFTIIFNTFVMMTLCNEVNARKIHGQRNILEGLQRNPVFIVIWIGTFIAQIVLVQVGGSVFYTKGLTLEQWFWCIFLGIGDLIWGQLVTTVPTSTIPKNVCRRLRGRHEEDEEVDHDIMMEEEDVGGRRGQILWVRGLTRLQQQIRVVNAFRMGLDARFDSNSMSSVHSYHSLQNPKIRKSKPMSSPSVDEGATAETQFNN is encoded by the exons ATGGCAGGTGAAGAAGTGGATGGCCTTGGTCCATCTCGTTGTAGAGATGGAAATTATGGAATTAGCATAGCAGATTTACGAATAATTAACGAACAAAAAGGATTAGAAGCTGTAGAACATATACAAAGCAAATATGGCAGTGTTGTAGAAATCTGTAATTTATTATTTACTTCACCTAATGAAG gATTATCAGGAGCACCAGCTGATTTAGAAGATAGAATAAAGTGTTTTGGTTCTAATGTTATACCACCTAAACCTCCAAAGTCATTTTTACAGTTAGTGTGGGAAGCACTTCAGGATGTgactttaattattttattaattgctGCATTAGTTACTATAGGTTTATCATTTTATCCTGCTGGAGATGACGGAGGTGACG GGAGTGATTCTTCAGAGCAAGAGGCAGGATGGATAGAAGGAGTAGCAATTTTAGGAGCCGTTATAGTTGTAGTATTAGTAACAGCATTTAATGACTATAGAAAAGAACAACAATTCCGTGGACTGCAAAGTAAAATAGAACATGAACATCAATTTTCTGTGATTCGTGGAAGCAAAGATATGCATATTCCCGTAGGAGATTTAGTTGTAGGAGATATTTGTCAAGTAAAATAtg GTGATCTTTTACCAGCAGATGGTATCATTATACAAAGTAACGATTTAAAGGTAGATGAAAGTTCGTTAACAGGTGAATCTGACCATGTCAAGAAGGGAGAATCAACAAGCCCTATTTTGCTGTCAG GTACCCATGTCATGGAAGGAAGTGGGAAGATGTTGGTCACAGCCGTTGGAATTAACTCACAAACTGGTATTATTTTTGCCCTTTTGGGAGCCTCACAAGGtgaagaaaaggaaaaaaaagaagaaaagaaaaatggcaAGAAAAAAGGAGATGGTCCAAATGAAG tgCTTACTAGTGACGCTGACGTTAAAGTGG ATCTTGGATCAATAAATCCAGAAGTGCCAACAGGAAACTCCCATAATTCCAACAATACCAATGCTGTTAACAACAAAGTGGGTAATGGTGAGCCAAAGAAACCTGCACCACAGGCATCAGCAAGGAAAGAGAAGTCAGTCCTACAGGCTAAACTTACCAGACTTGCCATCCAAATAGGATATGGAG GAACTGCCATTGCTGTAGCTACTGTATTAATTCTCATTATCAAGTTCTGTGTGAAGGAGTTTGCCATCAACGGGAATGAATGGACAAGTGACAAAACTGCCAACTACATTGAACATTTTGTCAAACATTTCATCATTGGTGTGACTGTGTTAGTTGTAGCAGTACCAGAGGGTCTTCCATTAGCTGTTACTTTATCTCTAGCTTATTCTGTTAGA aaAATGATGGATGACAATAACTTGGTGCGACATTTAGATGCTTGTGAAACAATGGGAAATGCAACAGCCATTTGTTCTGATAAAACTGGAACATTAACAACCAACAGAATGACAGTTGTTCAGAGTTATATTGGAG GAGTTCATTACAAACAGGTTCCTAACTTTGAAACTTTAGCTGCTAATTTTAGAGAGTTGATAGTGTGGGGCATAGCTATCAACAGTGGTTATACCTCCAGAATAAAG TTATCAGATGACGGGGGTCTTCCTGCACAGCTAGGAAATAAAACAGAGTGTGCCCTGTTAGGATTTGTTCTGGATATGAAACAGAGCTATGAATCTGTAAGACAAGAAGTGACTGAAGAACGTTTAACCAAAGTATACACCTTTAACTCGGTAAGGAAGTCTATGAGTACAGTCATTCCTACCAACAAGGGCTACAGGCTTTTCACAAAGGGAGCTtcagaaattgttttaaaaaa atGTACCCATATCTTAGATTGTAAGGGCCAAGTTTTACCATTCTCCCCAGAGGATCAGGATAAAATAGTGAAAACAGTCATAGAACCAATGGCAAGTGATGGACTTCGAACAATCTGTTTGGCTTACAAAGATTTTGTTAAAG GTGAAAGTGACGGTGTCAATGATGTAACATTCTCCGAGGAACCTGACTGGGAGGAGGAAGGTGACATAGTAAAGGGTCTGACATGTTTACTGGTTGTTGGTATTGAAGATCCAGTAAGACCGGAG GTACCCAATGCTATCAAGAAATGTCAGAGAGCAGGTATCTGTGTAAGAATGGTAACTGGTGACAATGTGAATACAGCAAGATCTATCGCCACTAAATGTGGAATCCTTGATCCTAATGAAGATTTTCTTGTCATTGATGGCAAAGAATTTAATAAACGTATCTTAGATGAAGACGGCGAG GTTTCACAGGAATTATTTGACAAAGTTTGGCCTAAATTACGTGTACTGGCCCGATCATCACCACAGGATAAATATGTACTAGTAAAAGGTATTATAGACAGTAAGATGAGCACTGCTAGAGAAGTGGTAGCAGTTACTGGAGATGGAACCAATGATGGACCTGCTCTCAAAAAGGCTGATGTCGGATTTGCAATG GGTATATCAGGAACAGATGTAGCCAAAGAAGCCTCAGACATTATTTTAACGGATGACAACTTTACCAGTATTGTTAAGGCTGTGATGTGGGGTAGAAATGTTTATGATAGTATTGCTAAGTTTTTACAGTTCCAGTTGACAGTCAATGTTGTTGCTGTACTTGTAGCTTTCCTTGGAGCCTGTATTATTGAT GACAGTCCTCTCCGAGCTATTCAGATGTTGTGGGTGAACTTGATTATGGACACTCTGGCTTCATTAGCTCTTGCTACAGAGCTTCCTAGTGAGGAGTTGTTAGAACGTAAACCTTATGGCAGAACGAAAGCTCTCATTTCTAGaaccatgacaaaaaatattattggtcATGCCATCTATCAGCtaactgttatattttgtttacttttcttgG GTCCTCAGTTTTTTGACATTGATAGTGGAATAGGAGGAGATATTCATTCTCCACCAACTCAGCACTTTACTATTATATTTAATACATTTGTTATGATGACTCTTTGTAATGAGGTCAATGCTAGAAAAATCCATGGGCAGCGTAATATTCTGGAGGGATTACAGAGGAATCCAGTATTTATAGTTATCTGGATAGGAACCTTTATAGCTCAG ATAGTACTAGTACAAGTTGGAGGTTCTGTGTTTTACACCAAAGGATTAACACTAGAGCAGTGGTTTTGGTGTATATTTTTAGGAATAGGGGATCTGATATGGGGACAG CTTGTTACAACTGTTCCAACAAGTACAATACCTAAAAATGTTTGCCGTCGCCTACGTGGCAGACACGAAGAAGATGAAGAAGTCGATCATGACATTATGATGGAAGAGGAAGATGTAGGAGGAAGGCGTGGCCAGATCCTATGGGTCAGAGGCCTTACCAGACTCCAGCAACAG ATACGTGTTGTTAATGCTTTCCGCATGGGCTTAGATGCACGATTTGACAGTAATAGTATGTCTTCAGTACACAGTTACCACTCCTTACAAAACCCAAAGATTCGTAAATCCAAACCTATGTCCTCTCCCTCAGTTGATGAAGGGGCTACTGCCGAAACTCAGTTTAATAATTGA
- the LOC139491113 gene encoding plasma membrane calcium-transporting ATPase 2-like isoform X5, which translates to MAGEEVDGLGPSRCRDGNYGISIADLRIINEQKGLEAVEHIQSKYGSVVEICNLLFTSPNEGLSGAPADLEDRIKCFGSNVIPPKPPKSFLQLVWEALQDVTLIILLIAALVTIGLSFYPAGDDGGDGSDSSEQEAGWIEGVAILGAVIVVVLVTAFNDYRKEQQFRGLQSKIEHEHQFSVIRGSKDMHIPVGDLVVGDICQVKYGDLLPADGIIIQSNDLKVDESSLTGESDHVKKGESTSPILLSGTHVMEGSGKMLVTAVGINSQTGIIFALLGASQGEEKEKKEEKKNGKKKGDGPNEGSQTNTAGQTVPLLTSDADVKVDLGSINPEVPTGNSHNSNNTNAVNNKVGNGEPKKPAPQASARKEKSVLQAKLTRLAIQIGYGGTAIAVATVLILIIKFCVKEFAINGNEWTSDKTANYIEHFVKHFIIGVTVLVVAVPEGLPLAVTLSLAYSVRKMMDDNNLVRHLDACETMGNATAICSDKTGTLTTNRMTVVQSYIGGVHYKQVPNFETLAANFRELIVWGIAINSGYTSRIKLSDDGGLPAQLGNKTECALLGFVLDMKQSYESVRQEVTEERLTKVYTFNSVRKSMSTVIPTNKGYRLFTKGASEIVLKKCTHILDCKGQVLPFSPEDQDKIVKTVIEPMASDGLRTICLAYKDFVKGESDGVNDVTFSEEPDWEEEGDIVKGLTCLLVVGIEDPVRPEVPNAIKKCQRAGICVRMVTGDNVNTARSIATKCGILDPNEDFLVIDGKEFNKRILDEDGEVSQELFDKVWPKLRVLARSSPQDKYVLVKGIIDSKMSTAREVVAVTGDGTNDGPALKKADVGFAMGISGTDVAKEASDIILTDDNFTSIVKAVMWGRNVYDSIAKFLQFQLTVNVVAVLVAFLGACIIDDSPLRAIQMLWVNLIMDTLASLALATELPSEELLERKPYGRTKALISRTMTKNIIGHAIYQLTVIFCLLFLGPQFFDIDSGIGGDIHSPPTQHFTIIFNTFVMMTLCNEVNARKIHGQRNILEGLQRNPVFIVIWIGTFIAQIVLVQVGGSVFYTKGLTLEQWFWCIFLGIGDLIWGQLVTTVPTSTIPKNVCRRLRGRHEEDEEVDHDIMMEEEDVGGRRGQILWVRGLTRLQQQIRVVNAFRMGLDARFDSNSMSSVHSYHSLQNPKIRKSKPMSSPSVDEGATAETQFNN; encoded by the exons ATGGCAGGTGAAGAAGTGGATGGCCTTGGTCCATCTCGTTGTAGAGATGGAAATTATGGAATTAGCATAGCAGATTTACGAATAATTAACGAACAAAAAGGATTAGAAGCTGTAGAACATATACAAAGCAAATATGGCAGTGTTGTAGAAATCTGTAATTTATTATTTACTTCACCTAATGAAG gATTATCAGGAGCACCAGCTGATTTAGAAGATAGAATAAAGTGTTTTGGTTCTAATGTTATACCACCTAAACCTCCAAAGTCATTTTTACAGTTAGTGTGGGAAGCACTTCAGGATGTgactttaattattttattaattgctGCATTAGTTACTATAGGTTTATCATTTTATCCTGCTGGAGATGACGGAGGTGACG GGAGTGATTCTTCAGAGCAAGAGGCAGGATGGATAGAAGGAGTAGCAATTTTAGGAGCCGTTATAGTTGTAGTATTAGTAACAGCATTTAATGACTATAGAAAAGAACAACAATTCCGTGGACTGCAAAGTAAAATAGAACATGAACATCAATTTTCTGTGATTCGTGGAAGCAAAGATATGCATATTCCCGTAGGAGATTTAGTTGTAGGAGATATTTGTCAAGTAAAATAtg GTGATCTTTTACCAGCAGATGGTATCATTATACAAAGTAACGATTTAAAGGTAGATGAAAGTTCGTTAACAGGTGAATCTGACCATGTCAAGAAGGGAGAATCAACAAGCCCTATTTTGCTGTCAG GTACCCATGTCATGGAAGGAAGTGGGAAGATGTTGGTCACAGCCGTTGGAATTAACTCACAAACTGGTATTATTTTTGCCCTTTTGGGAGCCTCACAAGGtgaagaaaaggaaaaaaaagaagaaaagaaaaatggcaAGAAAAAAGGAGATGGTCCAAATGAAG GTTCACAGACTAACACTGCCGGACAAACAGTTCCAT tgCTTACTAGTGACGCTGACGTTAAAGTGG ATCTTGGATCAATAAATCCAGAAGTGCCAACAGGAAACTCCCATAATTCCAACAATACCAATGCTGTTAACAACAAAGTGGGTAATGGTGAGCCAAAGAAACCTGCACCACAGGCATCAGCAAGGAAAGAGAAGTCAGTCCTACAGGCTAAACTTACCAGACTTGCCATCCAAATAGGATATGGAG GAACTGCCATTGCTGTAGCTACTGTATTAATTCTCATTATCAAGTTCTGTGTGAAGGAGTTTGCCATCAACGGGAATGAATGGACAAGTGACAAAACTGCCAACTACATTGAACATTTTGTCAAACATTTCATCATTGGTGTGACTGTGTTAGTTGTAGCAGTACCAGAGGGTCTTCCATTAGCTGTTACTTTATCTCTAGCTTATTCTGTTAGA aaAATGATGGATGACAATAACTTGGTGCGACATTTAGATGCTTGTGAAACAATGGGAAATGCAACAGCCATTTGTTCTGATAAAACTGGAACATTAACAACCAACAGAATGACAGTTGTTCAGAGTTATATTGGAG GAGTTCATTACAAACAGGTTCCTAACTTTGAAACTTTAGCTGCTAATTTTAGAGAGTTGATAGTGTGGGGCATAGCTATCAACAGTGGTTATACCTCCAGAATAAAG TTATCAGATGACGGGGGTCTTCCTGCACAGCTAGGAAATAAAACAGAGTGTGCCCTGTTAGGATTTGTTCTGGATATGAAACAGAGCTATGAATCTGTAAGACAAGAAGTGACTGAAGAACGTTTAACCAAAGTATACACCTTTAACTCGGTAAGGAAGTCTATGAGTACAGTCATTCCTACCAACAAGGGCTACAGGCTTTTCACAAAGGGAGCTtcagaaattgttttaaaaaa atGTACCCATATCTTAGATTGTAAGGGCCAAGTTTTACCATTCTCCCCAGAGGATCAGGATAAAATAGTGAAAACAGTCATAGAACCAATGGCAAGTGATGGACTTCGAACAATCTGTTTGGCTTACAAAGATTTTGTTAAAG GTGAAAGTGACGGTGTCAATGATGTAACATTCTCCGAGGAACCTGACTGGGAGGAGGAAGGTGACATAGTAAAGGGTCTGACATGTTTACTGGTTGTTGGTATTGAAGATCCAGTAAGACCGGAG GTACCCAATGCTATCAAGAAATGTCAGAGAGCAGGTATCTGTGTAAGAATGGTAACTGGTGACAATGTGAATACAGCAAGATCTATCGCCACTAAATGTGGAATCCTTGATCCTAATGAAGATTTTCTTGTCATTGATGGCAAAGAATTTAATAAACGTATCTTAGATGAAGACGGCGAG GTTTCACAGGAATTATTTGACAAAGTTTGGCCTAAATTACGTGTACTGGCCCGATCATCACCACAGGATAAATATGTACTAGTAAAAGGTATTATAGACAGTAAGATGAGCACTGCTAGAGAAGTGGTAGCAGTTACTGGAGATGGAACCAATGATGGACCTGCTCTCAAAAAGGCTGATGTCGGATTTGCAATG GGTATATCAGGAACAGATGTAGCCAAAGAAGCCTCAGACATTATTTTAACGGATGACAACTTTACCAGTATTGTTAAGGCTGTGATGTGGGGTAGAAATGTTTATGATAGTATTGCTAAGTTTTTACAGTTCCAGTTGACAGTCAATGTTGTTGCTGTACTTGTAGCTTTCCTTGGAGCCTGTATTATTGAT GACAGTCCTCTCCGAGCTATTCAGATGTTGTGGGTGAACTTGATTATGGACACTCTGGCTTCATTAGCTCTTGCTACAGAGCTTCCTAGTGAGGAGTTGTTAGAACGTAAACCTTATGGCAGAACGAAAGCTCTCATTTCTAGaaccatgacaaaaaatattattggtcATGCCATCTATCAGCtaactgttatattttgtttacttttcttgG GTCCTCAGTTTTTTGACATTGATAGTGGAATAGGAGGAGATATTCATTCTCCACCAACTCAGCACTTTACTATTATATTTAATACATTTGTTATGATGACTCTTTGTAATGAGGTCAATGCTAGAAAAATCCATGGGCAGCGTAATATTCTGGAGGGATTACAGAGGAATCCAGTATTTATAGTTATCTGGATAGGAACCTTTATAGCTCAG ATAGTACTAGTACAAGTTGGAGGTTCTGTGTTTTACACCAAAGGATTAACACTAGAGCAGTGGTTTTGGTGTATATTTTTAGGAATAGGGGATCTGATATGGGGACAG CTTGTTACAACTGTTCCAACAAGTACAATACCTAAAAATGTTTGCCGTCGCCTACGTGGCAGACACGAAGAAGATGAAGAAGTCGATCATGACATTATGATGGAAGAGGAAGATGTAGGAGGAAGGCGTGGCCAGATCCTATGGGTCAGAGGCCTTACCAGACTCCAGCAACAG ATACGTGTTGTTAATGCTTTCCGCATGGGCTTAGATGCACGATTTGACAGTAATAGTATGTCTTCAGTACACAGTTACCACTCCTTACAAAACCCAAAGATTCGTAAATCCAAACCTATGTCCTCTCCCTCAGTTGATGAAGGGGCTACTGCCGAAACTCAGTTTAATAATTGA
- the LOC139491113 gene encoding plasma membrane calcium-transporting ATPase 2-like isoform X1: MAGEEVDGLGPSRCRDGNYGISIADLRIINEQKGLEAVEHIQSKYGSVVEICNLLFTSPNEGLSGAPADLEDRIKCFGSNVIPPKPPKSFLQLVWEALQDVTLIILLIAALVTIGLSFYPAGDDGGDGSDSSEQEAGWIEGVAILGAVIVVVLVTAFNDYRKEQQFRGLQSKIEHEHQFSVIRGSKDMHIPVGDLVVGDICQVKYGDLLPADGIIIQSNDLKVDESSLTGESDHVKKGESTSPILLSGTHVMEGSGKMLVTAVGINSQTGIIFALLGASQGEEKEKKEEKKNGKKKGDGPNEGSQTNTAGQTVPLLTSDADVKVDLGSINPEVPTGNSHNSNNTNAVNNKVGNGEPKKPAPQASARKEKSVLQAKLTRLAIQIGYGGTAIAVATVLILIIKFCVKEFAINGNEWTSDKTANYIEHFVKHFIIGVTVLVVAVPEGLPLAVTLSLAYSVRKMMDDNNLVRHLDACETMGNATAICSDKTGTLTTNRMTVVQSYIGGVHYKQVPNFETLAANFRELIVWGIAINSGYTSRIKLSDDGGLPAQLGNKTECALLGFVLDMKQSYESVRQEVTEERLTKVYTFNSVRKSMSTVIPTNKGYRLFTKGASEIVLKKCTHILDCKGQVLPFSPEDQDKIVKTVIEPMASDGLRTICLAYKDFVKGESDGVNDVTFSEEPDWEEEGDIVKGLTCLLVVGIEDPVRPEVPNAIKKCQRAGICVRMVTGDNVNTARSIATKCGILDPNEDFLVIDGKEFNKRILDEDGEVSQELFDKVWPKLRVLARSSPQDKYVLVKGIIDSKMSTAREVVAVTGDGTNDGPALKKADVGFAMGISGTDVAKEASDIILTDDNFTSIVKAVMWGRNVYDSIAKFLQFQLTVNVVAVLVAFLGACIIDDSPLRAIQMLWVNLIMDTLASLALATELPSEELLERKPYGRTKALISRTMTKNIIGHAIYQLTVIFCLLFLGPQFFDIDSGIGGDIHSPPTQHFTIIFNTFVMMTLCNEVNARKIHGQRNILEGLQRNPVFIVIWIGTFIAQIVLVQVGGSVFYTKGLTLEQWFWCIFLGIGDLIWGQLVTTVPTSTIPKNVCRRLRGRHEEDEEVDHDIMMEEEDVGGRRGQILWVRGLTRLQQQIRVVNAFQMDLDTSHLDSYDKRSRPSLISLQSLQAKSGVSKKPMLASSPEVEESRSSPWLGHQDSIPYADE, encoded by the exons ATGGCAGGTGAAGAAGTGGATGGCCTTGGTCCATCTCGTTGTAGAGATGGAAATTATGGAATTAGCATAGCAGATTTACGAATAATTAACGAACAAAAAGGATTAGAAGCTGTAGAACATATACAAAGCAAATATGGCAGTGTTGTAGAAATCTGTAATTTATTATTTACTTCACCTAATGAAG gATTATCAGGAGCACCAGCTGATTTAGAAGATAGAATAAAGTGTTTTGGTTCTAATGTTATACCACCTAAACCTCCAAAGTCATTTTTACAGTTAGTGTGGGAAGCACTTCAGGATGTgactttaattattttattaattgctGCATTAGTTACTATAGGTTTATCATTTTATCCTGCTGGAGATGACGGAGGTGACG GGAGTGATTCTTCAGAGCAAGAGGCAGGATGGATAGAAGGAGTAGCAATTTTAGGAGCCGTTATAGTTGTAGTATTAGTAACAGCATTTAATGACTATAGAAAAGAACAACAATTCCGTGGACTGCAAAGTAAAATAGAACATGAACATCAATTTTCTGTGATTCGTGGAAGCAAAGATATGCATATTCCCGTAGGAGATTTAGTTGTAGGAGATATTTGTCAAGTAAAATAtg GTGATCTTTTACCAGCAGATGGTATCATTATACAAAGTAACGATTTAAAGGTAGATGAAAGTTCGTTAACAGGTGAATCTGACCATGTCAAGAAGGGAGAATCAACAAGCCCTATTTTGCTGTCAG GTACCCATGTCATGGAAGGAAGTGGGAAGATGTTGGTCACAGCCGTTGGAATTAACTCACAAACTGGTATTATTTTTGCCCTTTTGGGAGCCTCACAAGGtgaagaaaaggaaaaaaaagaagaaaagaaaaatggcaAGAAAAAAGGAGATGGTCCAAATGAAG GTTCACAGACTAACACTGCCGGACAAACAGTTCCAT tgCTTACTAGTGACGCTGACGTTAAAGTGG ATCTTGGATCAATAAATCCAGAAGTGCCAACAGGAAACTCCCATAATTCCAACAATACCAATGCTGTTAACAACAAAGTGGGTAATGGTGAGCCAAAGAAACCTGCACCACAGGCATCAGCAAGGAAAGAGAAGTCAGTCCTACAGGCTAAACTTACCAGACTTGCCATCCAAATAGGATATGGAG GAACTGCCATTGCTGTAGCTACTGTATTAATTCTCATTATCAAGTTCTGTGTGAAGGAGTTTGCCATCAACGGGAATGAATGGACAAGTGACAAAACTGCCAACTACATTGAACATTTTGTCAAACATTTCATCATTGGTGTGACTGTGTTAGTTGTAGCAGTACCAGAGGGTCTTCCATTAGCTGTTACTTTATCTCTAGCTTATTCTGTTAGA aaAATGATGGATGACAATAACTTGGTGCGACATTTAGATGCTTGTGAAACAATGGGAAATGCAACAGCCATTTGTTCTGATAAAACTGGAACATTAACAACCAACAGAATGACAGTTGTTCAGAGTTATATTGGAG GAGTTCATTACAAACAGGTTCCTAACTTTGAAACTTTAGCTGCTAATTTTAGAGAGTTGATAGTGTGGGGCATAGCTATCAACAGTGGTTATACCTCCAGAATAAAG TTATCAGATGACGGGGGTCTTCCTGCACAGCTAGGAAATAAAACAGAGTGTGCCCTGTTAGGATTTGTTCTGGATATGAAACAGAGCTATGAATCTGTAAGACAAGAAGTGACTGAAGAACGTTTAACCAAAGTATACACCTTTAACTCGGTAAGGAAGTCTATGAGTACAGTCATTCCTACCAACAAGGGCTACAGGCTTTTCACAAAGGGAGCTtcagaaattgttttaaaaaa atGTACCCATATCTTAGATTGTAAGGGCCAAGTTTTACCATTCTCCCCAGAGGATCAGGATAAAATAGTGAAAACAGTCATAGAACCAATGGCAAGTGATGGACTTCGAACAATCTGTTTGGCTTACAAAGATTTTGTTAAAG GTGAAAGTGACGGTGTCAATGATGTAACATTCTCCGAGGAACCTGACTGGGAGGAGGAAGGTGACATAGTAAAGGGTCTGACATGTTTACTGGTTGTTGGTATTGAAGATCCAGTAAGACCGGAG GTACCCAATGCTATCAAGAAATGTCAGAGAGCAGGTATCTGTGTAAGAATGGTAACTGGTGACAATGTGAATACAGCAAGATCTATCGCCACTAAATGTGGAATCCTTGATCCTAATGAAGATTTTCTTGTCATTGATGGCAAAGAATTTAATAAACGTATCTTAGATGAAGACGGCGAG GTTTCACAGGAATTATTTGACAAAGTTTGGCCTAAATTACGTGTACTGGCCCGATCATCACCACAGGATAAATATGTACTAGTAAAAGGTATTATAGACAGTAAGATGAGCACTGCTAGAGAAGTGGTAGCAGTTACTGGAGATGGAACCAATGATGGACCTGCTCTCAAAAAGGCTGATGTCGGATTTGCAATG GGTATATCAGGAACAGATGTAGCCAAAGAAGCCTCAGACATTATTTTAACGGATGACAACTTTACCAGTATTGTTAAGGCTGTGATGTGGGGTAGAAATGTTTATGATAGTATTGCTAAGTTTTTACAGTTCCAGTTGACAGTCAATGTTGTTGCTGTACTTGTAGCTTTCCTTGGAGCCTGTATTATTGAT GACAGTCCTCTCCGAGCTATTCAGATGTTGTGGGTGAACTTGATTATGGACACTCTGGCTTCATTAGCTCTTGCTACAGAGCTTCCTAGTGAGGAGTTGTTAGAACGTAAACCTTATGGCAGAACGAAAGCTCTCATTTCTAGaaccatgacaaaaaatattattggtcATGCCATCTATCAGCtaactgttatattttgtttacttttcttgG GTCCTCAGTTTTTTGACATTGATAGTGGAATAGGAGGAGATATTCATTCTCCACCAACTCAGCACTTTACTATTATATTTAATACATTTGTTATGATGACTCTTTGTAATGAGGTCAATGCTAGAAAAATCCATGGGCAGCGTAATATTCTGGAGGGATTACAGAGGAATCCAGTATTTATAGTTATCTGGATAGGAACCTTTATAGCTCAG ATAGTACTAGTACAAGTTGGAGGTTCTGTGTTTTACACCAAAGGATTAACACTAGAGCAGTGGTTTTGGTGTATATTTTTAGGAATAGGGGATCTGATATGGGGACAG CTTGTTACAACTGTTCCAACAAGTACAATACCTAAAAATGTTTGCCGTCGCCTACGTGGCAGACACGAAGAAGATGAAGAAGTCGATCATGACATTATGATGGAAGAGGAAGATGTAGGAGGAAGGCGTGGCCAGATCCTATGGGTCAGAGGCCTTACCAGACTCCAGCAACAG